The Faecalibacterium sp. I3-3-33 DNA window ATCCTGACCAGCCTGAAGATGATGGAAGTAATGCTTGCCAAGAAACTGCCCATGAGCAAGCTGGCGGAGCCCCTGAAGATCTACCCGCAGGTTCTAGAGAATGTTCGTGTGACCGACAAGAAAGCTGCGCGGGACGATGCCGCTGTGCAGGAAGCTGTGTCCAAGGTTGCCGAGGCTCTAGGCGATACCGGCCGCATTTTGGTGCGAGAGTCTGGCACCGAGCCGGTTGTACGCGTTATGGTGGAAGCCCTCGACCACGACACCTGCCAGAGGTATGTTTCTCAGGTTGTGGAGACCATCAAGAGCCGGGGTTACGGAGTTTGAGAGAACTTCTGCATCAGATTCACTACAGCACCAGTGCGAACCTGACAGTAGGCGAATGCGTCATTCTGATAGTCCTTGGGTTACTCGCATGGTTTAATCGCAAAGACAGGCAATGGCTTCCAACTGCTTACAGCGTGTTCTTAATCCTTTATATCACGCTCTTACGCCGTGCGCCGGGGTACAACGAGAACATCCGATTGCATCTGAAGCTGTGGCCGAATGCTGGCGTATGGGCAGGCAATCTGTTGAATCTGATTCTGTATGTTCCATTCAGTTGGACAAGCCAAAGATGGAAAGCAAACAGAAAGAGAATAGTTATTGCAGCTTTCATGCTCTCTGTGTGCTGTGAAGTTCTCCAGTATATTACAGGCAGAGGCATGGCAGATGTGAACGATATTCTTTTCAACACACTGGGTACTGCGGTGGGAATCTGGCTTGCGGGGAAGGTGGCTTAATCATCCTCTTCTA harbors:
- a CDS encoding VanZ family protein; translation: MRELLHQIHYSTSANLTVGECVILIVLGLLAWFNRKDRQWLPTAYSVFLILYITLLRRAPGYNENIRLHLKLWPNAGVWAGNLLNLILYVPFSWTSQRWKANRKRIVIAAFMLSVCCEVLQYITGRGMADVNDILFNTLGTAVGIWLAGKVA